The Amphiura filiformis chromosome 6, Afil_fr2py, whole genome shotgun sequence genome segment TAGAGGAATTTAAGGTGTTAATGAAATTCCTGACACAGTATAGAGCCGGGAGTGCCTCTCACTTAATATGCTATGATCAGctgtaataggcgagaattattcggtttttgtaaGTACTGCCCTAATCAATAAAGTCCTAATGCCcgcataaattcacaaaagcggtGTCAGTGCATACTAACACATAAAACACAGTTCAGCGAGGTGCTGCACACACACCTTGCGCCCAGCTGTCTGTTTGCCATTCTATAGACAATTTTTGTAATTGACCACTTTGTcgccgttggcggcgtttggctctgctaactccaatttagcggagcagaaaactgaaagTGAGGCCAAATGATTtaattacatactcccaattatgcaaagttaatttgctaagtaactataaggactatctagctgagacttggtacatacatgtatgtcgtACAAGTAAAATAGAAGTATGTTACTGTTAGCATTTTGCTTATTTTAATCGGCATAATTAATTAGAAGCTATTagagttcattttattttttcaggtTCTTTCAGTTTTCTGCTCTGCTAAATTGTAATGTACtcatgcaaatgcattcgtcaagataatcgcacttgccatggatttattgcatttagctctcgagcctatcggctctcgagctaaatgccaTAACTCCACGGTGcgtgcaattatcttgactaaCGCATTGCattcagttcattatccttatcttaaAGCACTCTGTTGAGGATGTAATAGGTATACTCCATTTTGCTTCTTCAAAGACGGTAACGTCTGTGTGTGATACATGCTCAATTAAAGGCCGCACGTCTTTAGGGCGCAGTCACCTCGAACCGCGGACGCAGACGCTACTGTCTCCGAGGTAGCAAAATGGACAAAAGTCGACTATAAACCAGGTCATATTCGTTAGTTGTGACTATAATCTACGACTACAAtcaacttaagggatggggtatgaacgtttggacagtatttattgtgggacattagagcacatcagacatatcgaattgcattctgaatatgaagaatgtccttctgatatcaaataattttgatttttttttttaattggcaatgtaatacacattttatggcaaatgattaaaaattgatatttttgatatttaacagtattcgaaataaactttataaatctgatgatttatacttaaagtgtatgtaggtgggatgaaaagccgacaatgaattgaaaattttaacctttcgtattgaagatatggattctgtttcccaaaacacacaaaaaaataggtctttgtgggaaaaaatcttcaatatgaaaggacaaaattttcaattgatcgtcggcttttcctcccagctacatacactttaaaaatatatcattagatttataaaatttacttcgaggactgttatatatatcaaaaatgtgaaaaatatcaattttaatcatttgtcataaaatttgtattatatcatgaatttcaaaaattatttgatattagaaagacattcttcgtattcagaatgcaattcgatatgtctgatgtgctctcatgtcacacaaaaaatactgtcgaaacgctcaaaacgctcattccagatcccttaatcgtGCAGccctattgtttatttatttttgttgtttattttatattttcaggaGGAAGTTGAGCAGCATTCAATGGGCATCTCTAGTCGTACTTTTCCTAGCTATAGTATCGCTCTCCAACCAGGCTCACAGTACCAATATGCACTTTCAACATACTCATATCCATCATGCAATCAACATATCGTCGCTTCCATCCAATCCCAAATGCAGCTCACAGAAAATCGTAGTAGATACTATTGACGAACCTGAAATACTAGAAAGAGGCCGTCGTGCTGTAGGCAATACAGCGTTTATTCTAAACAGAGGACATATGCTGGTGTTATTACAATGCTTTATATCATCATCAGCTAATATATACAATGAGAAGATCTTTAAAGAAGATCACGGAATGGATGAAAGTATTTATATACAGAATTCTAAACTCTACCTCTTTGGTGTGTTTTTCAATGCTCTGACTTTAATAGTCGATAAAAGATTTCGAAGACATATTTTTCAATGCGGTCTCTTCGATGGATATAATTCATATACAACTCTGTTAATTTTTGTGACGGCTCTACAAGGACTAACAATATCGCTGATTTTGAAATTTCGTGATAATATGTTCCACGTGATGTCCCAGCAGCTCGTCACGGTGACCGTCATCACTCTGTCGGTATTCTTTATAGGATTTACGCCTCTTTAGACTTTTTCTGCAAGCACCGACTGTTCTTATTGCAATATTTATCTACAATAAGAGTAAAGAATTATCAAGTAGCGAAGAAGTGGATTCAGGCGACAATAATGGGGTAAGGAACTAAGGCAGTGACTCAAGCCCGGATATTCGGGTACCCGCCCGTTTTTTCCCTACCCGGATATAAATTCCATTTACGGATTACCCGAATTGTTgacttattcaaaaaaaaaaaaaaaaaaaaaaaaaaaagttgtaggcctatgtgttttgaataaatttgtactcatgtcatactcttttaatgatttcaaaatgcattgaattttttttgaataagtcaaccatgaatgatcctatcgtttagctctaggtccagggacactacaaagctgaaaaaataaataactttaaaaagataccggttacccgcccgaaattaACCTCGGGTACCCGAATACGTCATTACCCGATAGGTCACAGCCTTATAAGGAACACAGAGTTATAAAAGATGGGTGAATTTAGGGgatcacaataaggccaaaaaaaggctttttttttttttttttacaaaattgaaaaaaaaaagaagttaggccaaaaaaaaaaaaaggtttgtctcaaagctcacgagaaatttaaaaacaaatgcgaaatgcgatttttttttttttttttttttttttattcccgacttttttttcatggtattttgaaataaaaaaaatttccgcatttgttttttgtcaaatcatgggattttacaaacgcgcgcgcaagctttgagccttatagaccctaaattattttttattccaagcttggaaactggagaaatactgctactaaaaaaaaaaatttgctattttataAGTTGGATCaagttttttttattactttagtTTTAGGTTCTATTGAACAGCCATTGAATTACtatagtatgcattgctagctggtGGGTTTTTTACGTTTAAATGGCCAATTTTTGTTACCGTTTAACCGTAAACGGAAATCGACTTAATTCATACATGCATTCATGTTGCTGTACAACTGCATAAGTGTTTAATAAACCTAAACACTGTGTAACAACCTTAAACATTAAACATTGACTTTAACTTGCTTTGCCTCTTTTGCTTCCGCAAggccatataaaaaaatatatatccgaCCCACCATACTTTTTTGGACCAGTTGTAatacaaacatacaaaatttTCTGGGCCTAATCTAAGTGCTAGAGGGCAATGTGCAATGTATGGTTTGGTTGCTGTCTTTATCAAAGCAAAGTAATCTGGATGTCGGTTAGTAATTGAGCACATCTTAAATAGTTcagtaaggctgcgatcacatagaagtatactattcgggtatacggtgcacgttttgcaggtgcacgcgtatagcttaaatcgagcaaggcaatttcatggtaccgggtcacataaggctgcgatcacatagaagtatactattcgggtatacggtgcacgttttgcaggtgcacgcgcaCGGCGTACGTCGAGCAATGCAAAATCAtggtaccgggtcacataaggctgcgatcacatagaagtatactattcgggtatacggtgcacgcttttgcaggtgcacgcgtatagcttaaatcgagcaaggtaatttcatagtaccgggtcacataagagggcactattcgaaaaggctgtATACCTGCATGCCTaaagtatagtgggaatcgtgcatgttcgattttagtgcagcgtataccgtcctaattactgcatattatgacacctcattgaatgcaatgtgacctcaagaagtaaagttacaagcatttgattagacaaagaaaattggtaaactgacctatactcgctattcgctatacgaaatacgctcattcgatcaggctgagttcacgtagtatactcctatatgaactcagcctgatcgaatgagcatatttcgtatagcgaatactgtataccgtatacttctatgtgatcgcagcctaaaggATGCAAGACAATCAATGTATTCTCTGGTTGCTCTACAAAAAAGGAATAACTATAATCCATCCAATTATCCCCTGCTGATGccaaattatagagctatcaacatggtgtgaaaagtgtgccaacagattCCATAATACCATTATTATATAACAATTTTTTATCTTTTATAAATAAATTGGCTTGGatactgtggtttatcattggggtgggggCTTGTCCAGCTGGGAGTGAAATTGGCCGAAGAGGGTAATTACTAGTAATTGGTCCTGGATAAACATCCAttttcctttttcatagagcaagaggACTATATTTATTTGTGTACCTCAACTATAACTTATAtaagcttttaaaaaaaaatgttggtgtTGTTTTTAGACACTCTTAGCATCGGAGGAGGAATTAGAA includes the following:
- the LOC140155494 gene encoding LOW QUALITY PROTEIN: UDP-sugar transporter protein SLC35A5-like (The sequence of the model RefSeq protein was modified relative to this genomic sequence to represent the inferred CDS: inserted 2 bases in 1 codon) — translated: MGMDVWACSITVALGVIYVCLGSGRIIITRLSANEDKKYDYLPITVNVCAEAVKLLVCGALSYRYLQQEGKKLHSIYQQTSWQEMLKVMKWSVPGLLYFMDNLIGFFVISFFDPALVVLLNNFVIISTSILFRVVLKRKLSSIQWASLVVLFLAIVSLSNQAHSTNMHFQHTHIHHAINISSLPSNPKCSSQKIVVDTIDEPEILERGRRAVGNTAFILNRGHMLVLLQCFISSSANIYNEKIFKEDHGMDESIYIQNSKLYLFGVFFNALTLIVDKRFRRHIFQCGLFDGYNSYTTLLIFVTALQGLTISLILKFRDNMFHVMSQQLVTVTVITLSVFFIGFTPXFRLFLQAPTVLIAIFIYNKSKELSSSEEVDSGDNNGTLLASEEELEQLTMRLSVISDEETV